Proteins encoded by one window of Salarias fasciatus chromosome 1, fSalaFa1.1, whole genome shotgun sequence:
- the fgf7 gene encoding fibroblast growth factor 7 — MRKWMLTWNLQNLFSGLYLHAIFLFGSVCVVYSDCTPEQLAAIMNCSKHERHTRNYDYMEGGDVRIRQLFSRTQWFLTIDDSGNINGTSDKTNCYSILEIRTVSEGGILAIKGVKSQYYICMNKSGQLQGKRIYSENCNFKEVFLENYFNAYSSAKWTKKEMFIALNQKGKPLRGKKTRREHVASHFIPMKCREEDRRVD, encoded by the exons ATGCGCAAATGGATGCTGACATGGAACCTTCAAAATCTCTTCTCTGGACTCTACCTGCACGCAATCTTCCTgtttggcagtgtgtgtgtggtctacAGTGACTGCACTCCAGAGCAACTTGCCGCTATCATGAACTGCTCCAAACATGAGCGCCACACCAGGAACTATGACTACATGGAGGGAGGAGATGTGCGCATTCGACAGCTGTTCAGTCGCACGCAGTGGTTCCTGACGATTGATGACTCTGGCAACATCAACGGGACTTCAGACAAAACCAACTGCTACA GTATACTGGAGATCAGGACAGTGTCTGAGGGGGGAATTCTGGCTATCAAGGGTGTGAAGAGCCAGTATTACATCTGTATGAACAAGTCTGGACAACTGCAAGGCAAG AGGATCTACAGTGAAAACTGCAACTTCAAGGAGGTTTTCCTAGAAAACTACTTCAATGCTTATTCCTCTGCAAAGTGGACTAAAAAGGAAATGTTCATCGCCCTGAATCAGAAAGGGAAGCCACTGCGAGGGAAGAAGACCAGAAGGGAGCACGTAGCGTCTCACTTCATCCCTATGAAATGCAGAGAGGAGGACCGGAGAGTGGACTGA